Proteins co-encoded in one Flavobacterium fluviale genomic window:
- a CDS encoding glycosyltransferase family 39 protein yields MTKKTLVLIGFILLKFVLQYVLISPEYDLQRDEYLHLYQAHHLAWGYLSVPPVSSWFSYIIFLLGNSVFWVKFFPALFGALTLLTVWKTIELLKGNLYALILGALGILFSCLLRLNMLYQPNSLDVLCWTVFYYILIQDITSQKTKWLYIGAVVFAFGFLNKYNILFLLLGLIPSILISNQRKILGQKQLYFALILGFLLILPNLVWQYRNQFPIVHHMKELAETQLVNVDRAGFLKEQILFFIGSLFVILTALYALLRYKQFQKFQFFFTTFILTLSIFMYFKAKSYYAIGLYPIYIGFGAVYLSVILENGWKRFLKPVFILIPILLFIPMYNVAFPNKSPKYIVTHSEQYKKLGMLRWEDGKEHQLPQDFADMLGWKELAGKVDSIYTTLPSQKETIIICDNYGQAGAINYYSKKGIKAMSFNADYVNWFDLTIRYKNLIRVKEFEENSDEFKETSPFFEKAFLGGQITNKYAREYQTTIFVFTNAKININKRLEQEIQEEKNYND; encoded by the coding sequence ATGACTAAAAAAACGCTGGTTTTAATTGGGTTTATTCTACTGAAATTTGTTTTGCAGTACGTCTTGATTAGTCCCGAATATGATTTGCAGCGAGACGAATATCTGCATCTGTATCAAGCGCATCATTTGGCATGGGGCTATCTATCAGTACCGCCGGTGAGCTCTTGGTTTTCATATATTATTTTTCTTCTAGGAAATTCGGTTTTTTGGGTCAAGTTCTTCCCTGCCCTATTTGGTGCGCTGACACTTTTAACTGTTTGGAAAACTATCGAACTCTTAAAAGGAAATCTGTATGCTTTGATACTTGGCGCGTTAGGTATTCTATTCTCCTGTTTACTGCGTCTGAATATGCTTTATCAGCCAAACTCGTTAGATGTTTTGTGCTGGACTGTATTTTATTATATTTTAATTCAAGATATAACTTCCCAAAAAACAAAATGGCTGTACATTGGAGCGGTTGTATTTGCTTTTGGCTTTCTCAATAAATACAATATTCTCTTTTTATTACTTGGATTAATTCCTTCTATTTTAATTTCTAACCAAAGAAAAATTCTTGGTCAAAAACAGCTTTATTTTGCCTTAATTCTAGGATTTCTTTTGATTCTCCCGAATCTCGTTTGGCAGTATCGTAATCAATTTCCAATTGTTCATCATATGAAAGAATTGGCTGAAACGCAATTGGTAAATGTAGATCGCGCAGGATTTTTAAAAGAGCAGATTCTCTTTTTTATTGGTTCTCTTTTTGTAATTCTGACTGCGCTTTATGCTTTGCTTCGTTACAAACAGTTCCAAAAATTCCAATTCTTTTTTACCACATTTATTTTGACACTTTCAATCTTTATGTATTTCAAAGCCAAGTCTTATTATGCGATTGGTTTGTACCCAATTTACATTGGATTTGGTGCTGTTTATCTTTCAGTTATTTTAGAAAATGGATGGAAACGCTTTTTAAAACCTGTTTTTATTCTTATTCCCATTCTTCTTTTTATTCCCATGTATAATGTTGCTTTTCCTAACAAAAGCCCTAAATACATAGTTACACATTCAGAGCAGTATAAAAAATTGGGAATGCTTCGGTGGGAAGACGGTAAAGAGCACCAATTACCTCAGGATTTTGCAGATATGCTGGGCTGGAAAGAATTGGCCGGCAAAGTTGATTCTATTTATACCACGCTTCCCAGCCAAAAAGAAACTATTATAATTTGTGATAATTACGGACAAGCTGGAGCCATTAATTATTACTCCAAAAAAGGTATAAAAGCCATGTCATTCAACGCCGATTATGTGAACTGGTTTGATCTTACTATTCGATATAAAAACCTCATACGCGTTAAAGAATTTGAAGAAAATAGCGATGAATTTAAAGAGACAAGTCCGTTTTTTGAGAAGGCATTTTTAGGAGGTCAGATTACAAACAAGTACGCCAGAGAATATCAAACAACGATTTTTGTTTTTACAAATGCCAAAATCAACATCAATAAAAGGCTGGAGCAAGAAATCCAAGAAGAAAAAAATTATAACGATTAA
- a CDS encoding DUF4494 domain-containing protein: MSVVWYECKVKYRKTDETGGQKVLTEPYLVDALSYTEAEKRINEEMAAYISEEFKITNIKVANYAEIHPFENADRWFKSKVSLIAYDEESGKERKTSMYMLVQANDVREAYDNTIHVMKNTMGEYSIPAISESPIMDVFPYFSGEEGETEMLERFNTLKASKPEKPEAEIIDHMEFETAAEE, encoded by the coding sequence ATGAGCGTAGTTTGGTACGAATGCAAAGTAAAATATAGAAAAACAGATGAAACCGGCGGACAAAAAGTTTTAACCGAACCATATTTGGTTGATGCTTTGTCTTATACAGAAGCTGAAAAGAGAATAAATGAAGAAATGGCCGCCTATATTAGTGAAGAGTTTAAAATCACGAATATTAAAGTTGCTAATTATGCCGAAATTCATCCGTTTGAAAATGCCGACAGGTGGTTCAAATCTAAGGTTTCTTTAATTGCTTATGATGAAGAAAGCGGTAAAGAAAGAAAAACGAGTATGTACATGCTGGTCCAAGCAAATGATGTTCGCGAAGCTTATGACAACACAATTCATGTAATGAAAAATACAATGGGCGAATATTCGATTCCGGCAATTTCGGAATCTCCTATTATGGATGTTTTCCCTTATTTCAGTGGTGAGGAAGGCGAAACAGAAATGCTGGAAAGATTTAACACACTGAAAGCTTCGAAACCTGAAAAACCAGAAGCGGAAATTATTGATCACATGGAATTTGAAACGGCCGCAGAGGAATAA
- a CDS encoding helix-turn-helix domain-containing protein — protein MNNKVKILREEKNMTQNELAEKSGLSLRTIQRIEAGNILKGFTLKTIAQSLETQPENLLVQKENSEIERAKIINLSALTGLVIPFGSIIFPLILTYKTKDLKNRELGKQIITIHIFLSLILSFLLILSPFIQKVLHTRFPLFLIPLITILGLKLAVVILNGISLNQKQELAIKLKNNFL, from the coding sequence ATGAACAATAAAGTTAAAATTTTGAGAGAGGAAAAAAACATGACTCAAAATGAACTGGCGGAAAAATCTGGGCTTTCCCTGCGTACCATTCAGAGAATCGAAGCTGGAAATATTCTTAAGGGATTTACATTAAAAACAATTGCTCAATCTTTAGAAACCCAGCCAGAAAATCTACTTGTTCAAAAAGAAAATAGTGAAATAGAAAGAGCTAAAATCATTAATCTTTCTGCATTAACCGGACTTGTTATTCCGTTTGGAAGTATCATTTTTCCTTTAATTTTAACTTACAAAACCAAAGATCTTAAAAATAGAGAACTCGGAAAACAAATCATAACCATTCACATCTTTTTAAGTCTCATACTTTCCTTTCTACTAATTTTAAGCCCTTTTATTCAAAAGGTTCTTCACACACGTTTCCCTTTATTTCTTATTCCATTAATAACAATTCTTGGTTTAAAACTAGCTGTTGTTATATTAAACGGAATCAGTTTAAACCAAAAACAAGAATTAGCTATCAAACTCAAAAACAACTTCTTATAG
- a CDS encoding glycoside hydrolase family 130 protein has product MRVSVVRKNIKFTPDSRRVVARYFMNGNERTQQMVLRIMMLNEKQVLQTLEQTLREFARRHRNISAVFFRHCERIRPIIEAMKIDYEGMSLDRKMLIGSYCTMEYAIESAAIFNPSIVEDFDQTGLEAGEKRVVISFRATGEGHISSIVFRRGILDRDNNLHIMKIGNHIDKAEIEHKTLFNKERFLTKLSEMHTTDKYITQIMQDLPDEFEFAILKNILNTALSDPIIREERKTALQEILWLANSFYDIQFKHDSDITERVIFPISDSESRGIEDARFVRFVDDDNSVRVMATYTAYNGHTILPKLISTEDFYSFRVMPLHGAGAQNKNLALFPRKIKGKYAMLARIDGVNNYIMYSDRATQWNTPILLQEPRYTWELTQIGNCGSPLWTEEGWLVITHGVGTMRRYCIGASLFDLDDPSKEIGRLTEPLLSPLEDEREGYVPNVVYSCGAIIHNDSLILPYAVSDYCSTYGVVNLAELLDALKKSK; this is encoded by the coding sequence ATGAGAGTATCAGTTGTCCGAAAAAATATAAAATTTACACCAGATTCTAGAAGAGTTGTAGCCCGATATTTTATGAACGGGAATGAACGAACTCAGCAAATGGTACTTCGGATCATGATGCTGAATGAAAAGCAGGTATTACAGACTTTAGAGCAGACCTTACGTGAATTTGCAAGACGTCATCGAAATATTTCGGCTGTGTTTTTTAGACATTGCGAAAGAATTAGACCCATAATCGAAGCAATGAAGATTGATTACGAAGGGATGTCTCTTGACAGAAAAATGCTGATAGGTTCTTATTGCACAATGGAATATGCGATTGAATCTGCCGCTATTTTTAATCCTTCAATTGTCGAAGATTTTGATCAAACGGGCTTAGAAGCCGGAGAAAAACGTGTTGTAATTTCTTTTCGTGCTACAGGAGAAGGCCATATTTCGTCTATTGTTTTTAGAAGAGGAATTTTAGATAGAGATAATAATCTGCATATAATGAAAATCGGTAATCATATTGATAAAGCCGAAATCGAACATAAAACCTTATTTAATAAAGAGCGATTCCTGACTAAGTTATCTGAAATGCATACAACAGATAAATATATTACCCAGATTATGCAGGATCTTCCAGATGAATTTGAATTTGCAATTCTCAAAAACATTCTGAATACAGCTTTGAGTGATCCTATTATTCGTGAAGAAAGAAAAACTGCATTGCAGGAAATACTTTGGCTGGCTAATTCGTTTTACGATATACAATTCAAACACGATTCTGATATTACAGAACGTGTAATATTTCCAATTTCAGATTCAGAAAGCCGTGGTATAGAAGATGCTCGCTTTGTGCGTTTTGTCGATGATGACAATTCGGTTCGCGTAATGGCAACTTACACCGCTTATAACGGACATACTATCTTGCCGAAACTGATTTCTACCGAAGATTTTTACAGTTTTAGAGTAATGCCGCTTCACGGGGCAGGGGCGCAAAATAAAAATCTTGCCTTGTTTCCTAGAAAGATAAAAGGTAAATACGCGATGCTTGCCCGAATTGACGGAGTTAATAACTATATTATGTATTCTGATCGAGCTACACAGTGGAATACGCCGATTCTTCTTCAGGAGCCGCGCTACACTTGGGAGTTGACACAAATAGGAAATTGTGGTTCGCCGCTTTGGACAGAAGAAGGCTGGCTGGTTATTACCCACGGTGTTGGTACAATGAGACGTTATTGTATAGGTGCGTCTTTATTTGATTTGGATGATCCATCTAAAGAAATTGGAAGACTTACAGAGCCTTTGCTTTCTCCATTAGAAGATGAGCGAGAAGGATATGTGCCAAATGTGGTATATTCCTGCGGGGCAATTATTCATAATGACAGCCTGATTTTACCTTACGCTGTATCCGATTATTGTTCTACTTATGGAGTGGTTAATTTGGCAGAATTATTAGATGCGTTGAAGAAAAGTAAGTAG
- a CDS encoding TIGR03915 family putative DNA repair protein — translation MTQVIYDGTYEGWLTAVFEIYEYKLKDVVFARDEASNALLFSNIHIVSTDSIKADRVLDGLKKRLTPTGFAHLYYAFLSELNQMEETLFRFVSYAFSSSINIEQDLGNNDVLNVKKAAHLSGKESHRMKAFVRFKLTKDELYYAIVEPDCNVLPIIQNHFKNRYADQRWLIYDAKRKYGIYYDLENVSTVELKFDSDTSSSKFLAEICDEDEEFFQNLWRRYFSSVNIESRKNTKLHLQHMPKRYWKNLTEKIPDLKK, via the coding sequence ATGACACAGGTAATTTACGACGGAACTTATGAAGGCTGGCTGACAGCTGTTTTTGAAATTTATGAATATAAGCTCAAAGATGTAGTTTTCGCTAGAGATGAAGCATCTAATGCTTTACTTTTTTCAAATATTCATATTGTATCAACAGATAGTATTAAAGCAGACCGAGTTTTAGACGGCCTGAAAAAACGGCTTACTCCTACTGGTTTTGCACATCTATATTATGCCTTTTTATCTGAATTGAATCAGATGGAGGAAACTTTATTTCGATTTGTTTCATATGCCTTTTCAAGTTCAATAAACATAGAACAAGATTTAGGTAATAATGATGTTTTAAACGTTAAAAAAGCAGCACATTTAAGTGGAAAAGAAAGTCACAGAATGAAAGCTTTTGTTCGTTTCAAGCTCACGAAAGACGAATTATACTATGCAATTGTCGAACCTGATTGTAATGTTTTGCCAATTATCCAAAATCATTTTAAAAACCGGTATGCAGATCAGCGCTGGCTTATTTATGACGCCAAAAGAAAATACGGAATTTACTACGATCTTGAAAATGTATCAACGGTAGAATTAAAGTTTGATTCGGATACTTCCTCATCAAAATTTCTCGCGGAAATATGCGATGAAGATGAAGAATTCTTTCAAAATTTATGGCGCCGCTATTTCAGCAGTGTCAATATTGAATCCAGAAAAAACACAAAACTTCATCTTCAGCATATGCCAAAAAGATATTGGAAAAATTTGACAGAGAAAATTCCTGATTTGAAAAAATAA
- a CDS encoding putative DNA modification/repair radical SAM protein, whose amino-acid sequence MVHERVMEKLAILADAAKYDVSCSSSQSNRKNKNKGLGDASANGICHSYTEDGRCVSLLKILLTNHCIFDCAYCVSRKSNDIKRAAFTVQEVVDLTIGFYRRNYIEGLFLSSGIFDNPDFTMERLVRIAKKLRLEENFNGYIHLKAIPGASDELLKEAGLYADRLSVNVEMPTEKSLKLLAPDKNHVDVIKPMEYLKNEIAGHKEEKKLNYKAPIFAPAGQSTQMVIGATQENDLEILGMANYFYEKMSMKRVYYSGYVPISYDNRLPAIGTPVPMIRENRLYQADWLIRFYGFNVNEIVGFDQPNLDLDIDPKLGWALRNLDQFPVDINTADLELIKRIPGIGFMSAKKIVAARKFKKLQPEDLQKLGIAYNRSKYFLAFASPFYLQKDLTSIQIKSQILNLQNSKYKNNFSNQLALF is encoded by the coding sequence ATGGTACATGAAAGAGTGATGGAGAAATTGGCGATCTTAGCTGATGCTGCCAAATATGATGTTTCGTGTTCTTCGAGTCAAAGTAATCGTAAGAACAAAAATAAAGGTTTAGGCGATGCTTCAGCAAATGGCATTTGTCATTCGTACACAGAAGACGGGCGCTGTGTGTCTCTGCTGAAAATTTTACTGACCAATCATTGTATTTTTGACTGCGCCTATTGTGTAAGCCGAAAAAGTAACGACATTAAACGTGCTGCTTTTACGGTTCAGGAAGTGGTAGATCTTACTATAGGTTTTTATAGAAGAAATTATATTGAAGGATTATTTTTGAGTTCTGGCATTTTTGACAATCCTGATTTCACAATGGAACGTCTGGTAAGAATAGCAAAAAAATTACGATTAGAAGAAAATTTTAATGGTTATATCCATCTCAAAGCAATTCCCGGCGCCAGCGATGAGCTTTTAAAAGAGGCTGGTTTATATGCAGATCGTTTAAGCGTGAATGTCGAAATGCCGACAGAAAAAAGTTTGAAACTGCTTGCTCCCGACAAAAATCATGTCGATGTGATTAAGCCGATGGAATATCTTAAAAATGAAATTGCCGGCCATAAAGAAGAAAAAAAACTAAATTATAAAGCACCAATTTTTGCTCCTGCCGGACAAAGTACTCAAATGGTGATTGGTGCAACACAGGAAAATGATCTCGAAATTTTAGGCATGGCCAATTATTTCTACGAAAAAATGAGCATGAAACGTGTTTATTATTCTGGATATGTGCCAATTAGTTACGACAATAGACTTCCCGCAATTGGAACTCCTGTTCCGATGATTCGGGAGAATCGATTGTATCAAGCAGATTGGCTGATTCGCTTTTATGGTTTTAATGTAAACGAAATTGTTGGTTTTGACCAGCCCAATCTTGATCTCGATATCGACCCAAAATTAGGCTGGGCGTTGCGAAATCTGGATCAATTTCCGGTTGATATTAATACTGCAGATCTTGAATTAATTAAACGGATTCCTGGAATAGGTTTTATGAGTGCGAAAAAAATTGTCGCTGCAAGAAAGTTTAAAAAGCTGCAGCCTGAAGATTTGCAAAAATTAGGAATTGCCTACAATCGCTCAAAGTATTTTTTGGCTTTTGCTTCTCCTTTTTATCTGCAAAAAGATCTGACTTCTATTCAAATAAAAAGTCAGATTTTAAATTTGCAGAACAGCAAATACAAAAATAATTTTTCAAACCAGCTTGCCTTATTTTAA
- a CDS encoding SDR family NAD(P)-dependent oxidoreductase, whose protein sequence is MNLKLEGKRAFISGSTQGIGYAVAQQLLNENAEVIINGRSKEKTASAVQKLKQEFPNAVVSGIAADFGNKEEVTDLLNEIIEIDILVNNLGIFELKSFENIEDEDWYRIFEINVMSAVRLSKKLLPSMLEKKSGRIIFISSESGVNIPENMIHYGMTKASMMAISNGLSKLTKGTEITVNTILGGPTYSDGVAATIEHIAGLQNIDVEQMKSAIIHQTNPDSLLQRFINPSEIASLAAYLASPISIATNGTCLRADGGVLKTV, encoded by the coding sequence ATGAATTTAAAATTAGAAGGAAAAAGAGCGTTCATTAGTGGTTCAACTCAAGGTATCGGCTATGCAGTAGCACAGCAATTATTGAACGAAAATGCCGAGGTAATTATCAATGGAAGAAGTAAAGAAAAAACGGCTTCGGCTGTACAAAAGTTAAAACAGGAATTTCCTAATGCTGTTGTTTCTGGAATTGCCGCGGATTTTGGAAATAAAGAAGAAGTAACTGATTTATTAAATGAAATCATCGAAATAGATATCTTAGTAAACAATCTTGGAATCTTCGAATTGAAATCTTTTGAAAACATAGAAGATGAAGATTGGTACCGCATTTTTGAGATCAATGTAATGAGCGCCGTACGTCTTTCAAAAAAACTATTACCATCGATGCTGGAGAAAAAATCAGGCAGAATTATCTTCATCAGCAGTGAATCTGGCGTAAATATTCCCGAAAACATGATTCATTACGGAATGACAAAAGCTTCTATGATGGCCATTAGCAACGGCTTGTCTAAGTTGACAAAAGGAACTGAAATTACCGTTAATACAATTTTAGGCGGACCAACTTATTCTGACGGTGTTGCTGCCACTATAGAACATATTGCAGGATTACAAAATATAGATGTGGAGCAAATGAAAAGTGCCATTATACATCAAACCAATCCAGATTCTTTGCTACAGCGTTTTATAAATCCGTCCGAAATTGCTTCACTAGCCGCTTATCTAGCAAGTCCTATTTCAATTGCCACAAATGGAACCTGTCTTAGAGCAGATGGAGGTGTTTTAAAAACGGTCTAA
- a CDS encoding TetR/AcrR family transcriptional regulator: MRGRPTIYEDDSIIKKAQELFWQKGYTATSLSDLQKATGAGAGSFYNTFKGGKKEVFQKAIAERRLAFDAFKNELNQSDSPLELIKDFFRSNASADEIEHLKGCIIANTVVEMTFIDEKLEFDAVQILKEVEEMFTQTIQREKNRGNLKSTTDPEILGRYLITFWCGLNTLRRMYPDKKILKEQIEMQLAVIS; encoded by the coding sequence ATGCGAGGAAGACCTACAATTTACGAAGATGACAGCATCATAAAAAAAGCGCAGGAACTGTTTTGGCAAAAAGGATATACCGCTACTTCCTTAAGCGATTTACAAAAAGCAACCGGAGCTGGGGCTGGAAGCTTTTACAATACTTTTAAAGGAGGAAAAAAAGAGGTTTTTCAAAAAGCCATCGCAGAACGCAGATTGGCATTTGATGCTTTTAAAAATGAATTAAACCAAAGCGATTCTCCATTAGAATTAATTAAAGATTTTTTTAGAAGTAATGCTTCAGCAGATGAAATCGAACATCTTAAAGGATGTATTATCGCTAATACTGTTGTCGAAATGACCTTTATCGACGAAAAACTGGAATTCGATGCGGTGCAGATTCTAAAGGAAGTTGAAGAAATGTTCACACAGACTATACAAAGGGAAAAAAATAGAGGAAACCTAAAATCGACAACTGATCCCGAAATATTGGGCAGGTACTTAATAACATTCTGGTGCGGTTTAAATACGCTGCGAAGAATGTACCCAGATAAAAAGATTTTAAAAGAGCAGATCGAAATGCAATTAGCTGTTATCAGCTAA
- a CDS encoding AraC family transcriptional regulator — translation MKKSIPHKIKTISELHQLFALSKPDHPLVSVIDFASLSYKHSNIWEHFTNDFYCITLKKGVNGKFKYGQRDYDFDEGMMTLTKPGQVFSVTQTNDNPVTGFMLVFKSDLMNHYPLGKTINNYGFFSYSVAEALHLSEKEDVIISGLLKQMQDELKNNIDHYSQDLIVSHLDLLLNYINRFYGRQFITRKNSNYDLLSQLEQLLFDYFDKENATFSGLPTVQYLSQQLNISASYLSDLLRNITGQNTQQYIHNYLIERSKQLLTTTNLTVNEIAFSLGFEYPQSFSKLFKKKTDLTPLQFRKSFN, via the coding sequence ATGAAAAAATCAATTCCACATAAAATCAAAACAATTTCAGAGCTGCATCAATTGTTTGCTCTTTCAAAACCAGATCATCCTTTGGTTAGTGTAATTGATTTTGCTTCCTTAAGTTATAAACACAGCAATATCTGGGAACATTTTACAAACGATTTTTACTGTATCACCTTAAAAAAGGGAGTTAACGGAAAATTTAAATATGGTCAGCGTGATTATGATTTTGATGAAGGAATGATGACGCTGACCAAACCTGGTCAAGTTTTCTCCGTAACGCAGACAAACGATAACCCTGTGACTGGGTTTATGTTGGTTTTTAAGAGCGATTTGATGAACCATTATCCGCTGGGAAAAACAATTAATAACTACGGCTTTTTTTCCTATTCTGTGGCAGAGGCTTTACATCTTTCAGAAAAAGAAGATGTAATTATCTCAGGACTGCTCAAGCAAATGCAGGATGAATTAAAAAACAATATCGATCATTACAGTCAAGATCTTATTGTCTCGCACTTAGACTTACTTCTCAATTACATTAACCGATTTTACGGCAGGCAGTTTATCACTAGAAAAAACTCTAATTATGATTTGTTGAGCCAATTGGAGCAGTTACTTTTTGATTATTTTGATAAAGAAAATGCAACTTTTAGCGGACTTCCAACCGTTCAATATCTATCGCAGCAACTTAATATTTCCGCCAGTTATTTAAGTGATCTGCTTCGTAATATTACAGGTCAAAATACCCAGCAGTACATTCATAATTATCTGATTGAAAGATCGAAACAATTGCTGACCACAACGAATTTAACTGTCAACGAAATTGCATTTTCATTAGGTTTCGAATATCCACAGTCCTTTAGCAAACTTTTCAAAAAGAAAACCGATTTAACACCGCTTCAGTTCCGAAAATCTTTCAATTAA
- a CDS encoding SDR family NAD(P)-dependent oxidoreductase, giving the protein MSTRKVWFITGASKGMGLEIANAVLKNGDQVAATSRNLAELTTQISEQNENFLPLQLDITNDFEVKRAIQTAVDYFGKIDVVVNNAGYYLVGSLEEISDEEFRKTIDVNLFGTVNVIRNVMPFLRKQQSGHIINISSNMGYVGYGNTGSYNAAKFAVIGLSEALAQEAKQFNINVTVIAPGMFRTNFMSDTTLASTQNKIEAYKVEEHLKMLQSFNGKQPGNPVKLAQVLVDITKLTNPPVHLPLGPDSYNSIIEHRKAEAAEMESWKNISFSTNFD; this is encoded by the coding sequence ATGAGTACTAGAAAAGTATGGTTTATTACAGGCGCTTCAAAAGGAATGGGGCTTGAAATCGCAAATGCAGTTTTAAAAAATGGAGATCAAGTTGCAGCGACATCACGAAATTTAGCAGAATTAACTACTCAAATTAGTGAGCAGAACGAAAATTTTCTACCGCTTCAGCTTGATATTACAAATGATTTTGAAGTAAAAAGAGCAATTCAAACTGCAGTAGATTATTTTGGAAAGATTGATGTTGTAGTGAATAATGCAGGTTATTATTTAGTAGGAAGCCTAGAAGAAATAAGCGATGAAGAATTTCGTAAAACAATAGATGTCAATTTATTTGGGACCGTAAATGTAATTCGAAACGTGATGCCTTTTCTACGCAAACAGCAATCGGGGCACATTATAAATATTAGCTCGAATATGGGATATGTAGGTTACGGAAATACAGGAAGTTATAATGCTGCGAAATTTGCCGTTATTGGACTTTCAGAGGCACTGGCTCAGGAAGCAAAACAATTTAACATCAACGTTACGGTAATTGCTCCTGGAATGTTCCGCACTAATTTCATGAGCGACACTACCCTTGCCTCAACACAAAATAAAATCGAAGCTTATAAAGTTGAAGAACATTTAAAAATGCTCCAAAGTTTTAACGGAAAACAGCCCGGAAACCCAGTTAAGCTGGCACAAGTATTAGTTGATATTACAAAATTAACCAATCCGCCGGTGCATCTTCCTTTGGGACCAGATAGTTACAACTCTATTATAGAGCATCGAAAAGCTGAAGCTGCAGAAATGGAATCATGGAAAAATATTTCGTTCTCTACTAATTTCGATTAA
- a CDS encoding Ppx/GppA phosphatase family protein, whose protein sequence is MLKKNKPQVLFFILLNLFFTLNSFSQKSIYAGIEIGRRAIKVSVLDVNNIKKADYKILSFWTERIPFADHISAAGELTAEDITRTSNTVVDQLKKIRAEHKILEENIFIVAAPVFESARNIDVLKNKISSLTNKELEILDVHEEAKTLVKGAIPPVDFANAFLLDIGAQTTKGGYIDELKDNKLEFVPLALDFGTMTLTDAVEKTVVNKSQINDMSTYQEKSFDFNPVLRKKTKELFDANPTLEKKDKLYLSGGAVWAFSTLYYNENVKEHYVALSLQDVIDYDAVLKNNFTKYTTLAKTNKEAARVLSTYDQKYLISANNILVTCLESIPNLASKKIYFVKEGQVTWLISYIADRSKKVNTNF, encoded by the coding sequence ATGCTTAAAAAAAACAAACCCCAAGTTCTATTTTTTATTCTTTTAAATTTATTTTTTACCCTTAATTCATTTTCTCAAAAAAGTATTTACGCTGGAATTGAAATTGGCCGCAGAGCTATAAAAGTTTCTGTTCTTGATGTAAATAATATTAAGAAAGCTGATTATAAAATTCTCTCTTTCTGGACAGAAAGAATTCCGTTTGCTGATCATATAAGCGCTGCTGGCGAACTTACTGCAGAAGATATCACGAGAACAAGCAATACAGTCGTTGATCAATTAAAAAAAATCAGAGCCGAACATAAAATTCTTGAAGAAAACATCTTTATCGTTGCTGCTCCTGTTTTTGAATCTGCTCGTAACATTGACGTTTTAAAAAACAAAATCTCTTCTCTTACTAATAAAGAACTTGAGATCCTAGATGTTCATGAAGAAGCTAAAACACTAGTTAAAGGCGCTATTCCTCCAGTTGATTTTGCCAACGCTTTCCTTTTAGATATCGGTGCTCAAACTACTAAAGGCGGTTATATTGACGAACTTAAAGACAACAAATTAGAGTTTGTTCCTTTAGCATTAGATTTTGGTACTATGACACTAACTGATGCCGTAGAAAAAACAGTAGTAAATAAAAGTCAGATTAATGACATGTCTACTTATCAGGAAAAATCTTTTGACTTTAACCCTGTTTTACGTAAGAAGACAAAAGAATTGTTCGATGCAAATCCGACTTTAGAAAAAAAGGATAAATTGTATTTATCTGGTGGAGCTGTTTGGGCATTTTCGACCTTATACTATAATGAAAACGTGAAAGAGCATTATGTTGCTTTAAGTCTACAAGATGTTATTGATTATGATGCTGTTTTAAAAAATAATTTTACAAAGTATACTACTCTTGCGAAAACCAATAAAGAAGCGGCTAGAGTTTTAAGTACTTATGACCAAAAATATTTGATTTCGGCAAATAACATATTAGTAACCTGCCTGGAAAGTATCCCGAATTTAGCCTCTAAAAAAATATACTTTGTAAAAGAAGGACAAGTAACTTGGCTTATCTCTTACATCGCAGATCGATCTAAAAAAGTAAATACTAATTTCTAA